The genomic region ACTCAGGTTTTGTGGCGAGAACTTACCAGACGGGTAAATTACCTTGACGAAGTGGGACTTTCTTACCTTACCCTTGACCGCCAGAGTCGTACTTTATCTGGCGGAGAGGTAGCCCGCGTGCTGCTCACCCGCGCCCTGGCTTCAGAACTGGTAGAGACTTTGTATATCTTTGATGAACCCACTACCGGCCTTCATCCGAGGGATACGGCCCGTATCATATCTTTTCTCAAAAAATTGGCCTCCCAGCAAAATACAGTAATAGTGATCGAACATGACCCCGAGGTGATTCTTTCTGCTGACTATGTGATTGACCTGGGGCCAGGAGCCGGGGAAGCCGGCGGAAATTTGCTTTTTGTGGGGACAGGCAAAGATTTAGTTTCGGTTAAAACTCCCACCGCCGAAGCTATAAAAGAAGTCCAGAAACCTAAAAGCCTTGAGCCTGTCTCTCCGGTAAGTGACGAATTTTTGGAAGTCATTGGGGCCAGGCAAAATAATCTCAAAAACATAGATGTCAAAATTCCGCTTAAGGCCTTAACGGTATTTACGGGCGTTTCTGGCTCAGGCAAATCAACGCTTCTTGAGCTAATTCTTTACCGGGGGCTTAAACGCCTGAAAGGCGAAGCCACCGAGCCACCAGGGGCTTTTACGGCTATAAAAGGAGCAGAAAACATAAACGAAGTGATCCTCATTGACCAAAGCCCTCTGGCCAAGTCTCCCAGGGCCAACCCCGCCACTTATCTCAAAGTTTATGACTTGATTCGCAAGCTCCTGGCTAACACGCCTTTGGCCAAGGAAAAAGGCCTATCCGCCTCGGCCTTTTCTTTCAATTCAAGTATTGGCCAGTGCCCACATTGTGAAGGGCTTGGCTTTGAAGTAGTAGAAATGCAGTTTCTCTCTGACCTTTATTTTCCGTGCAGCCTCTGCAAAGGCAAGCGTTTTAAGGAAGAAATACTTCAGGTGCGTTACAAAGGTAAAAATGTCGCGGAAATCCTTGAGCTTACGTTTGACGAAGCTATTTCTTTCTTTGAAAGCGAAAAAGAGCTCATAAGACGTCTTGACGCAGCCAGAGCCCTGGGGCTTGGTTATCTGAGGCTCGGCCAGCCTTTGAACACCCTCTCTGGTGGCGAGGCCCAGCGCCTAAAAATGGCCAAATATCTATTTTTGGGAAAAGGCCAAGGGCACCTGTTTTTACTGGATGAACCCACCGTGGGCTTACATCTTAAGGACATAGAGGTACTTGTAAACGCCCTAGCCCACTTAGTAGAAAAAGGAAACACAGTAGTGGTGGTTGAGCATCATCTAGAGCTAATCCGCCGGGCCAGTTGGGTAGTGGACCTGGGGCCAGAAGGAGGAGAACAGGGTGGAGAGTTACTTTACCAGGGGCCTTTGGCAGAGTTTATCGCTAGAGATACTCCTACCAGCCGGCATTTAAGAAATTATTTAAAAGGAATTAGGCCTTTTTAAGCGACTCCAGCCGGGCGAGGTACTTTTGCATGCGTGGAATATCTCCAAGGGCCTGGTAGCAAGCCGCCATACGAGCCAGGACATCAGGTGAATTTTCAAAGGGCAAAAGATGCTCAAGGGCCTTTTTAAAATCTCCCAGTTGCATGTAGTTTACCGCCTGGCAAACATTGAGTTGTTCACTCTTGGGATAGAAAGAAAGGCCTTTATGTAAAATTTCTATGGATTTTTCAAAATCTCGCCTTTGTTGATAAATAATACCAAGCCCCAAAAAAGCATGGTGGTCCGGATGATAACGTAAGGCCTTTAAAAATAGCTTTTCAGCCAGGTAATCTTTTTCAGGAATGTCTCGTTCGGCAAGCTCGCCGTAACGTAAAGTCATGGCCAGGCGGGTTAAAAAATCCGCATGATGAGGGTAAAGCTCCTCGCGGTCTATTAAATTCAGGGTCTCTACAAAACGCGGGAAGTTCTTATCAAAGGCCTGATGCAATTTGCGGCCGAAGTTTTTAACCCTTTCAGCAGAAAGATTAGGGTCGGTTTCGTAATACATAATATCTTCTATACGCTTTAGCCAGATGTCATCATTAACCCCTGCACGTTTTTTAAAGTCATCATAGAGAGCAGTGCCGGGATAGATATCAAGGATATAACAGAGCATGCTAAGGGGTTTAATCTCTTTCATGAGATCAATGCTGGCCTGGATGGTCTTTTTGCTTTCACCAGGGCAACCGTAAATAAAATAAGCCCGAGGAAGAATCCCGTACGCACGGCAAAGGGAAAAGGCTTTTTTAATACTTTCTTTTGAAATTTTTTTGTTAAGGATTTTATTGCGGATCTTCTCGGAACCACTTTCCACCCCGAAGCTTATTTGCAAACAACCTGCCCGCCGCATCCAGTAAATTATCTCTTCATCAAGGCAATCAACCCGAGAGATGGCCTGCCAGGTGATGTTTAGCCCTCGTTTGAGAATACCCTCGCAAATTTTTATAACCCTTTCTTTATCAAGGGTGAAAGTATCGTCAGAAACGTAAAAAAAGTTTATACCTCGGCGATAAAGACGTTCCAGTTGTTCCAAAAAATACTCAGCCGAATGAAAGCGAACTTTACGCTTCCAGAAACGCGGGGAGCCACAGAACACACAGTTCCAGGGGCAACCACGAGAAGAGATTACGTGCTGGAAACTAAAAAACTTGGCTGGATTTGGTAAAGAGTCGATATCGTCAATAAAACCAGCCTCACCGGTAAAATACACTTGGCCATCAAGACGCAGACCAAGGCCTTTAATCCTGGTTATTTCTTTTGAAGAAGCTTTGGCCGCGAGCGCCTTAGTCAAATCAAGAAAAGTCTTTTCGCCTTCGCCTACTACCACGTAGTCAATTTCGGGAAAATGAGTGAGCAAATGCTCCCAGAGATAAGTGGCCCCTACCCCGCCAAAGATAATCGGTGTGTCCGGCAAGACTTCTTTGGCTACTTTGGCCAGGTCAATACCTCCCCAGCGGTTGGCGTTAAAAATGGAAAAGGCGATTATATCCGGCCTTAAGGTCTCAAAAGTTTTTTTAGCCAGAGAAAGGTCATTGAGATTGTACCAGTTAAGGATTTCTACCTGAAAATTCTCCTGCTTCAACACCGCGGCCAGGTAATAAAGCCCGATTGGTAAAGGGCGCACGTCATAATCTTTAGGCCGTGGGTTCAGAAAATAGGGATAAACCAATAAAACTTTCATACCGGAAAATATAACAGATTTTTGCCTGTCCCCATAAGTTCCAGTAAATTTATAACATGTCGTTTAAGAAACCTGCTGAAACTGGAGCTATTCGCAAGAGGTGGCGTGGTCGCCTACCTGTCGCTCTAATTTTTCCCAATACCTATCACGTGGGAATGTCAAACCTTGGCTTCCGTTTGGTTTACGAAACCCTTAACGCTTACGACGAAATCGTTTGTGAACGCTTCTTTTTGCCCGAAGAAAATGCACCACTGCGGTCTATTGAATCAAACCGTCCTCTTAGTGACTTTAAACTCGTATTTTTCTCTGTGTCCTTTGAGGCGGATCTAATAAATCTCGTCAAGATCTTAAAATTAGCGGGTTTTTCCCCTTTGCGCCAGGAAAGGAAAGACGCCCCTTTAATAGTAGCCGGCGGTATTGCCACCTGGCTTAACCCTGACCCCTTTACTCCTTTTGTAGATGGCTTTTTTATTGGCGAAATAGAGGCCTTTGCCGAAGAGTTAGTTACCTGCTTGGTTGACGAAAAGCCCCTGGATAATATTTCCTGTTACCTTCCGGCTGATTACGAGCTCGTTTTTGACGAAGAGGGCTATCTTCTAGAAATCAGACACCCCCGGGTAAAAAGGCTCATCGCCCAGAACCTGGATAAACCGCCACTTTCTGGTCTCTTAACCAAGGAGACGGAATTTTCCGAAACCTATCTATTGGAAGTTGGCCGTGGTTGTGGCCAGGGCTGCCGCTTCTGCGCTGCTGGTATCCTTTATCGCCCGCCTAGACCCTGGCCTAAAGAACTTCTTCTAAGCGCCGTTGATGAAATACCAGAAGGAGCCAAAGTGGGCCTGGTGGGCCTTGAATTTGCCTCAGCAGAAACTATAGAAGCTCTGGGAAAGGCCCTTCTTGACAAAGACTGTGTAATCACTTTTTCTTCATTAAGAGCCGATGCTTTAACCCAGAGTTTTGTAAAACTACTTGCCCGTCAGCGCACAGCCACCATTGCCCCAGAGGCCGGAAGCCAAACTATGCGCCAAGCGATAAACAAAGGTTTAAGCGAAGAAGACATCATTTCGGCGGCCAAACTTTTGAGCAAATCAGAAATCAGGGTCTTGAAACTATACTTCATGGTTGGGCTTCCGCAGGAAACCCAAAAAGACCTTGAAGCTATCGTAAAACTCACCAAAAAGATAAGACACGTGCTTGATAGTGAAACCCGGCCCAAAGGCTACGTGATAGACTTGCGGGTAAGCGTTGCGTCTTTTGTGCCCAAGCCCCATACACCTTTTCAATGGGCTCCCTTTGAAGGGGCTAATCTCCTTAAAAAGAAGCTTTCCTGGCTTAAACGCGAGCTCCGCAAGATCTCAAGCACCCGCTTTACCAGCGACTTGCCCAAATGGGCGGCCTTACAAGCCCTCATCACCAGAGGGGACCGGCGAATCAAAAATCTATTTTTAGCCCTGGCCCATGACCAAAACCTTAATCAGGCCTTGAAAGAACTTCCCCTTAATCCAGAGTTCATCATTGGCCGAGAGAGAAAAAGAGAAGAAATTTTTCCTTGGGAAATAGTTGATCTAGGGGTTAAAAAAGAATTTTTATGGGAGGAATGGCTGCTTGCCCAAAAGGGCAAGCCAAGCCCGAGCTGTTTGTTGGGCCGCTGTAAACGCTGTGGGGCCTGTGGCTAATCTTTTTTGACCCTACGCGTAGCCCTTAACTGGAGAACCTGCTGTCTAAAAATGTGCTCTACCAGGCGGTCCTGGTCGGCCTCGGTTATCCAGATAAATTTAAAGGCTACTTCGTAGCCACCTTTTGGTGAAGGCTCAACTCGTATTACCTCGCCAAAAGTCTTTAGAAATATCCAGTCTGGTAATAAACCAAGATCTATTTCATAAATAGTACCTACTTGAACCTCTTGGGGAAGATTTACCCTAAGCCCTCCTGCACTGAGATTTACTTCTACTTCCTGAAATCCCTTTAAAAACTTATCTCCCAGAAGATTTATCAAAATACGGTCAATCTTTTGGTTTAAAACCTGAAGGACACCTGCTAGTTCACGATCTTTTTCGCGCAATCTTTTAAGATAAGATTCCAGTTTAAATATTTCCCCTGGTGGCCTGATAGGGTCAATCCACGGGCTTTCTTTACCTTCACGAAAATTCTCAAGTTTTTTTTCAAATTCTTCCCGTGAAATAGGATTAAGCCTTAAGAGAACATGGTCATATACACGAATGTAATTACGTTTTTCTTCGGGTTTTTCCGTCATTTGGCCTCCTGTGGTAAAGGTTCTTGTTCTTTAGTATGTTTAAAGCCTTCTTTGTACTCTAAAAGGGGGACTTTTTTCTGTAAAAGAATTATTTCTACCCGACGATTAGCAGCCCTATGTTCTGGAGTATCGTTGGGATAAAGAGGTCGGCTTGGCCCATAACCCACAGCCGCGATCTGGTCTGGAAGAACGAACTTATGAGCCAATAAAAACTCAACTACGGCTACAGCCCTAGCGGCAGAAAGTTCCCAGTTAGAACGATAACGTCCAGAAACAATGGGTAAATCATCAGTATGACCTGCTACAACAATTTCGCCGTCAAAAAGCTCAAGGATTTCGCCTATTTTCAATAAAATCTTTTTGGCCTTGGGAGTTAAGGTGGCGCTACCTTTAGGAAACATTAATTCATCTTTAAAACGAAGTACAACACGGTCTTTAAGGCTCTCTATCTGGATTTCGCCTTTTATCATTTCAAGTTTTACCGTAGCCTTAACCCGTTCAAGCAGGTCATCTACGGTAAATTTAGGTGGGAATTCCGTAGTCACTACGCTTATGCCTTTAGGTAGCTGAAAAACTATCTCTTCGCGCTGCACACCAAAGGCGTCTTTTAAAGAGCCGGCTACTTCTTTAAAACGAGCAGGGTCCATTTCCGAAAAAGAGAGCAGTAATACGAAAAAACACATGAGAAGGGACATAAGGTCAGCAAAGGTGGTCATCCATTTAGGAGCACCGCCTCCCTCTGCTTTTTTACGTCTGGGATTGCTGGCCATTACTCTCCACCTTCAGAACGCTTCTTAGGAGGAAGGAAAGCCTTTAATATCTCCTCAAGCACCCGAGGGTTTAAGCCTTTCTGTAACCCGATTACCCCTTCGATAATTAAACGGTAGTTGAGCTGTTCCTCCTGTGAACGCAATTCCAGCTTGTTGGCAATAGGCATAAAGATAAGGTTAGCCAAAACAGCACCATAAAGGGTAGTCAAAAGAGCCACGGCCATTGAAGGCCCGATGGACTTAGGATCAGACATGTTGGCCAGCATTTGTACCAAACCGATAAGGGTTCCAATCATCCCAAAGGCTGGAGCAAGATCGGCCATGGTCTTAAAAAGTTTCTGACCTGTTTCGTGACGCTCCGCCGTGAGTTCTACCTCTTTGTTGAGTACTTCTTCAATGAATTCGGCCTCGTGCCCGTCCACACAAAACATAATGGCCTTCTTGAGAAAAGGATTATTTATAGGCTGCTTTTCAAGTTTAAGAAGCCCCTCACGCCTGGCGATGTTAGCAAGATTAGTGATTTCTTTGATTATCTCTTCAGGGGGCTCAAGTTTATTAAAAAAGGCCTTCATAACTACCTTCATAGAACCAAGCACATCAGCTAGAGAAAAAGAAATAAAAGAGCCGGCAATAGTTCCTCCGACGACAATCAAAATTGAAGGGATATTGATGAAGAGCCCCAGGCTCCCGCCCATTAAAATAGAAACTAAAATCAAGACAATACCGAGCACCAGGCCGATAACCGTTCCCAGGTCCATAGAACCTCCGCCAATCTAAAGTTCTCTCCGTTGTTATCGGCAAAAAGGCAAGAAGGTTTAAGGCCATAATTTTGTACTTTTTGTTAATCAAAAAAAACTTGCAAGAAACAAGCCTTTGTTTATGTTAAAGGCATGCTGCCAAAAGCGACAAAAAGAGAACCGGTATTATTTCAAACGAGTTCTGGCTTGATGATGGGCCTGGTCTGCTATCACCACGGCATGGAAACTCTGGCCTTTGTCCTTGAAAAACGAGAATTCTTTGACCTAGAATGGCCCGCTCTTGTGGCTATTGACGCCCAAGGCTGGCACCCTATTCCACTGGGTATTGAATATGTCGTTATGCAAAGGGCTAATATTATCTGGTACACCACACAAATTCCTGAAATTCTCGTCACCCAATATCGTGAAAGGCTCCCTATTAAACCAGATAAGCCCCCTGAACCGCCTACTCCAGAACCACCTAAACCTACTAGAAACAAAAAAGAAAAAATCGTCCGTTTCCCGGGGTTGAAGAAATGATAAAAATAGCGCCTTCTATTCTTTCCGCTGATTTTGGCCGTCTGGCCGAAGAAGTGAAGGCTATTACTGAAGCTGGAGCAGATGTTATTCACATAGACGTGATGGACGGGCATTTCGTGCCCAATATCACTATCGGGCCAGTGGTGATAAAGGCTATTCGTGAGGCATCCTCCCTTCCCTTTGACGTACACTTAATGATTACCAACCCTGATAATTACCTGGAAGATTTTGCCAAGGCCGGGGCTGACTGGCTTTCAGTCCACGTAGAAGCTGCCGTTCATCTTCATCGTACTATTTCCCGCATCAAAGAACTTGGCAAAAAAGCAGGCGTAGTTTTAAACCCGGCTACCCCTATTGAAAGCGTAGATTATATCCTGGAAGAAGTTGATTTTGTTCTCATCATGAGTGTAAACCCGGGTTTTGGTGGGCAAAAGTTCATCCCTTCAGCCCTTCGCAAGATCAGGGAATTAAAACAGCTAATAAGGAGCCGTGGGATTGATATACCTATACAAGTTGACGGCGGCGTTAACCTGGAAACCCTGGCAGAGGTAGTAAAAGCTGGTGCAGATATCGTCGTAGCTGGTTCAGCCATATTTGGCACAGAAGACTACGCTAAAACCATAAAAGCTTTTCGGCAGAAGATTACTGAAACCCTGGCCATATAATTTTTTTGCTCCCCTCGCAAATAGGTAAAAAGATATATGATTGGCGTAGCTTTACAAAATGATTTACCTAAGAGACTGCTTCGCCCTTGCGGGCTCGCCGTGACAAGGTAGGGAAAGGACTCGCCGTGACTAAATGGCAGATGGCAGATGGCCGATGGCTGGTGGCTGGTGGCTGGTGGCTGATGGCTGATGGCTGATGGCTGATAGCTAATGGCTGATGGTAAATAATTGTTACTTCTCACTTACTTGTATACGCGAGGATACCAGTATTGCCGACGAAGTAATCTCTGAGACTGCTTCGCTCCACTCGCAGTGACAGGCTGACCAGAGGCCACTGGCCGATGACTATAAGTATTTTTCACTTTTCGCTTATCATTTCACTTATTCTTGCAAGGCTGCGTTAGCAGCTGAAGCAACACTCTCGCCAGGCGATAGTATCGCCGTAGAGAAATCAGTATCTTTTCAAACTCGCTGGCCTGGCTGATAATACTTAGTCGAGATGTTTAACAAGTCGGCAAGAAAATATTTCAGACAAGCAACTTTAGGGCTCCTGGCTCAAAAAACCAGAAGCCCCGAAAGTATTAACTTTATCTAAATTAAACCTTGAATTTAGAAGCCAATTCTTTTAAACGACCAGCAAGAGTTATCATCTCTTCCGATAGCGCCTTGCTCTTAAGGCCTTTTTCCGCGGTCTCTTGAATAGCTACAGACATTTTTTCAACTTTTTCTTTGATTTGATCAACACTTTCGGCAGACATGTTAGCTGCCTGGCTTATTTCGCCCATCATGGCCGTCTGTTCTTCTACAGCGCTAGCAATCATATTAGAAATATCATTTATGCGGCTAATGATTTCGGTAATCTCTTCAATAGCTTTAACCGAAGCCCGGGCATCTGTCTGAATGGCCTGAATCTTTTGCGTA from Thermodesulfatator indicus DSM 15286 harbors:
- the uvrA gene encoding excinuclease ABC subunit UvrA, giving the protein MSAIRLKNIRQHNLKNFDLEIPLYKVTVITGVSGAGKSTLAFDVLYAEGQRRYVETFSAYLRQYLERLPRPQVESIEAIPPAIAISQTNPVKSSRSTVATLAEITSFAKMLWFRAATPFCPLCGREVLTADPYSAAQEVIHRLAEKRIVITAPLVVKDENLLREGLLQAGYFRLFMENRVCDLEEVEKIPEQVEILLDRLKVGEKDLSRLIEAFERGFKISGEIRVHTTYGEEIRFSKEARCPYCNFKIPEKSPDLFSFNSPVGACPECRGFGRVMDIDWDLVIPDPQKSLADGAISILSMPSFWEDEEELFDYCREKRIPLDQPWQELSQEMREKILYGDGDWYGVKGIFDWLETKKYKAHVRILLARYRAYLPCPSCQGTRFKKESLYFRLGDLDIASFYALSVKDARHFLEKLGSQNLDKATQVLWRELTRRVNYLDEVGLSYLTLDRQSRTLSGGEVARVLLTRALASELVETLYIFDEPTTGLHPRDTARIISFLKKLASQQNTVIVIEHDPEVILSADYVIDLGPGAGEAGGNLLFVGTGKDLVSVKTPTAEAIKEVQKPKSLEPVSPVSDEFLEVIGARQNNLKNIDVKIPLKALTVFTGVSGSGKSTLLELILYRGLKRLKGEATEPPGAFTAIKGAENINEVILIDQSPLAKSPRANPATYLKVYDLIRKLLANTPLAKEKGLSASAFSFNSSIGQCPHCEGLGFEVVEMQFLSDLYFPCSLCKGKRFKEEILQVRYKGKNVAEILELTFDEAISFFESEKELIRRLDAARALGLGYLRLGQPLNTLSGGEAQRLKMAKYLFLGKGQGHLFLLDEPTVGLHLKDIEVLVNALAHLVEKGNTVVVVEHHLELIRRASWVVDLGPEGGEQGGELLYQGPLAEFIARDTPTSRHLRNYLKGIRPF
- a CDS encoding B12-binding domain-containing radical SAM protein; amino-acid sequence: MKVLLVYPYFLNPRPKDYDVRPLPIGLYYLAAVLKQENFQVEILNWYNLNDLSLAKKTFETLRPDIIAFSIFNANRWGGIDLAKVAKEVLPDTPIIFGGVGATYLWEHLLTHFPEIDYVVVGEGEKTFLDLTKALAAKASSKEITRIKGLGLRLDGQVYFTGEAGFIDDIDSLPNPAKFFSFQHVISSRGCPWNCVFCGSPRFWKRKVRFHSAEYFLEQLERLYRRGINFFYVSDDTFTLDKERVIKICEGILKRGLNITWQAISRVDCLDEEIIYWMRRAGCLQISFGVESGSEKIRNKILNKKISKESIKKAFSLCRAYGILPRAYFIYGCPGESKKTIQASIDLMKEIKPLSMLCYILDIYPGTALYDDFKKRAGVNDDIWLKRIEDIMYYETDPNLSAERVKNFGRKLHQAFDKNFPRFVETLNLIDREELYPHHADFLTRLAMTLRYGELAERDIPEKDYLAEKLFLKALRYHPDHHAFLGLGIIYQQRRDFEKSIEILHKGLSFYPKSEQLNVCQAVNYMQLGDFKKALEHLLPFENSPDVLARMAACYQALGDIPRMQKYLARLESLKKA
- a CDS encoding radical SAM protein, which translates into the protein MSFKKPAETGAIRKRWRGRLPVALIFPNTYHVGMSNLGFRLVYETLNAYDEIVCERFFLPEENAPLRSIESNRPLSDFKLVFFSVSFEADLINLVKILKLAGFSPLRQERKDAPLIVAGGIATWLNPDPFTPFVDGFFIGEIEAFAEELVTCLVDEKPLDNISCYLPADYELVFDEEGYLLEIRHPRVKRLIAQNLDKPPLSGLLTKETEFSETYLLEVGRGCGQGCRFCAAGILYRPPRPWPKELLLSAVDEIPEGAKVGLVGLEFASAETIEALGKALLDKDCVITFSSLRADALTQSFVKLLARQRTATIAPEAGSQTMRQAINKGLSEEDIISAAKLLSKSEIRVLKLYFMVGLPQETQKDLEAIVKLTKKIRHVLDSETRPKGYVIDLRVSVASFVPKPHTPFQWAPFEGANLLKKKLSWLKRELRKISSTRFTSDLPKWAALQALITRGDRRIKNLFLALAHDQNLNQALKELPLNPEFIIGRERKREEIFPWEIVDLGVKKEFLWEEWLLAQKGKPSPSCLLGRCKRCGACG
- a CDS encoding PilZ domain-containing protein; its protein translation is MTEKPEEKRNYIRVYDHVLLRLNPISREEFEKKLENFREGKESPWIDPIRPPGEIFKLESYLKRLREKDRELAGVLQVLNQKIDRILINLLGDKFLKGFQEVEVNLSAGGLRVNLPQEVQVGTIYEIDLGLLPDWIFLKTFGEVIRVEPSPKGGYEVAFKFIWITEADQDRLVEHIFRQQVLQLRATRRVKKD
- a CDS encoding flagellar motor protein MotB; translation: MASNPRRKKAEGGGAPKWMTTFADLMSLLMCFFVLLLSFSEMDPARFKEVAGSLKDAFGVQREEIVFQLPKGISVVTTEFPPKFTVDDLLERVKATVKLEMIKGEIQIESLKDRVVLRFKDELMFPKGSATLTPKAKKILLKIGEILELFDGEIVVAGHTDDLPIVSGRYRSNWELSAARAVAVVEFLLAHKFVLPDQIAAVGYGPSRPLYPNDTPEHRAANRRVEIILLQKKVPLLEYKEGFKHTKEQEPLPQEAK
- the pomA gene encoding flagellar motor protein PomA — encoded protein: MDLGTVIGLVLGIVLILVSILMGGSLGLFINIPSILIVVGGTIAGSFISFSLADVLGSMKVVMKAFFNKLEPPEEIIKEITNLANIARREGLLKLEKQPINNPFLKKAIMFCVDGHEAEFIEEVLNKEVELTAERHETGQKLFKTMADLAPAFGMIGTLIGLVQMLANMSDPKSIGPSMAVALLTTLYGAVLANLIFMPIANKLELRSQEEQLNYRLIIEGVIGLQKGLNPRVLEEILKAFLPPKKRSEGGE
- the rpe gene encoding ribulose-phosphate 3-epimerase; translated protein: MIKIAPSILSADFGRLAEEVKAITEAGADVIHIDVMDGHFVPNITIGPVVIKAIREASSLPFDVHLMITNPDNYLEDFAKAGADWLSVHVEAAVHLHRTISRIKELGKKAGVVLNPATPIESVDYILEEVDFVLIMSVNPGFGGQKFIPSALRKIRELKQLIRSRGIDIPIQVDGGVNLETLAEVVKAGADIVVAGSAIFGTEDYAKTIKAFRQKITETLAI